The proteins below come from a single Methanosarcinales archaeon genomic window:
- a CDS encoding isocitrate/isopropylmalate dehydrogenase family protein encodes MKIALIEGDGIGKEVIHAAVEVLKTIGLDFEAVPIEVGYGRWERTGVALDESDLEKMKECDCILFGAITTPNDPNYQSVLLRIRRELDLYANIRPFRSLNIHIDTPYKPTTSFDFIIVRENTEGLYTGKEEYSLDMACSNKVVTRTGTTRIANMACKIAKDRQNRLTIVHKANVLKSCILFREICIDVAQENNVEYNEMLIDAMAYHLILSPEKYDVLVTTNLFGDILSDVAAALVGSLGLCPSANIGDKYALFEPVHGSAPDIAGKGLANPLAAIMSVKMMLEWVEEFEKADKVQKAIDHVLAKGIITQDLGGSSSTTDVSSAVVDYLEKG; translated from the coding sequence ATGAAGATCGCATTGATTGAAGGCGATGGTATTGGAAAGGAGGTCATTCATGCAGCCGTAGAGGTTCTGAAAACTATAGGATTGGATTTCGAAGCTGTTCCCATAGAAGTGGGATATGGCAGGTGGGAACGGACCGGTGTGGCACTGGATGAAAGTGATCTGGAAAAGATGAAGGAATGTGACTGCATTCTTTTCGGAGCAATCACCACACCTAATGACCCAAATTATCAGAGTGTGCTGTTGAGGATCAGACGCGAACTGGATCTGTATGCCAATATCAGGCCATTTCGATCATTGAACATTCATATCGATACACCTTACAAACCCACAACTTCTTTTGATTTCATAATAGTAAGGGAAAATACTGAAGGATTGTATACTGGTAAAGAAGAATATTCCTTAGATATGGCCTGCAGTAACAAGGTTGTGACCAGAACTGGGACCACACGCATTGCCAATATGGCATGCAAAATAGCAAAAGATCGTCAGAACAGATTGACCATCGTGCACAAAGCCAATGTTCTTAAATCCTGTATTTTATTCAGAGAAATTTGCATTGATGTCGCGCAAGAGAATAATGTGGAATACAATGAGATGCTTATCGATGCAATGGCTTACCACCTGATCTTATCACCTGAAAAATATGATGTGCTAGTCACAACCAACCTATTCGGTGATATTTTAAGCGATGTGGCTGCTGCACTTGTTGGAAGCCTTGGTTTATGCCCAAGCGCCAATATTGGCGATAAATATGCCCTTTTTGAGCCGGTTCATGGATCAGCGCCAGATATAGCTGGTAAAGGATTGGCCAATCCACTGGCAGCAATAATGAGTGTTAAAATGATGCTTGAATGGGTTGAAGAATTCGAGAAAGCCGATAAGGTACAAAAAGCCATTGACCATGTACTTGCAAAGGGGATAATCACGCAGGATCTGGGAGGTTCTTCATCAACAACTGATGTTTCCAGTGCTGTTGTAGATTATCTTGAAAAAGGATAA
- the purE gene encoding 5-(carboxyamino)imidazole ribonucleotide mutase, translating to MTEVAIIMGSNSDKHVAQGAIDVFESNGVDYDIQAISAHRNPEELDKYLKTSDASIFIAITGLSAALPGVIASKTDKVVIGVPVSSKLGGLDALLSTIQMPKGVPVASVGIDNGTNAALLAVRILNITKK from the coding sequence ATGACAGAAGTCGCAATAATAATGGGCTCCAATTCAGATAAACACGTTGCTCAGGGCGCTATAGATGTATTTGAAAGTAATGGTGTAGATTATGATATTCAAGCGATCTCAGCACACCGCAATCCTGAGGAACTGGATAAATATTTGAAAACATCAGATGCAAGTATATTTATTGCAATTACAGGTCTTTCTGCTGCACTGCCTGGTGTTATCGCCTCAAAAACAGACAAAGTAGTTATTGGCGTTCCTGTCAGCAGCAAACTGGGTGGACTGGATGCATTGCTTTCAACGATACAGATGCCAAAAGGAGTGCCTGTTGCCAGTGTCGGTATAGATAATGGAACAAATGCTGCACTGCTGGCAGTCAGAATCCTGAACATTACGAAAAAATAG